The proteins below come from a single Poecilia reticulata strain Guanapo linkage group LG5, Guppy_female_1.0+MT, whole genome shotgun sequence genomic window:
- the LOC103465211 gene encoding prostacyclin synthase-like yields MIWIVPVLVLLCFLLTHRWRYKAEPPLDRGLIPWLGHALEFGKDASKFITRMKLKHGNIFTVRAAGRYVTLLLDPHSYDEVINDPDSLDFGRYAQVLMDRIFNLRLPLHQPEKAQAMMKRHFMGGSLSTLNSTMSRNLETLLKTEMPLNQRNWKEEGLFHLSYSLLFKAGYLTLFGGEQNNNSTDPSRVYEEYKKLEGVLCSLARGTLRKEEKKTAQSIQRKLWELLAPAGLTEESGSSSWLHAYRRLLKEDGVDEEMQSRAVLMQLWATQGNVGPAAFWLLGYLLTNPEALAAVKREFGQISQMASSGTPLMDKSTKTPVFDSVLEETLRLTAAPFITREVVRDKTLHMADGRDYLLRKGDRLCLFPFVSPQMDPEVHPEPQKFKFNRFLNEDGSVKKDFNKGGKKLKYYTMPWGAGTNGCVGKQFAINTIRKFVYMLLTSYDLELCDSSAQLPEKDASRYGFGMLQPQGDLLVRYKPRESR; encoded by the exons ATGATCTGGATCGTTCCTGTGCTGgtcctgctgtgttttctgctcaCACACCGCTGGAG ATACAAGGCTGAGCCGCCTCTGGACAGAGGACTCATCCCATGGTTGGGTCACGCACTGGAGTTTGGGAAAGATGCATCCAAGTTCATAACCCGAATGAAGCTGAAACATGGCAACATATTCACC GTGCGTGCTGCAGGCCGCTATGTGACCTTGCTGCTGGATCCACACTCTTACGATGAGGTCATCAATGACCCAGATTCGCTGGACTTTGGGCGCTACGCTCAGGTGCTCATGGATCGCATTTTTAACCTGCGGCTCCCTCTTCACCAGCCAGAGAAAGCCCAGGCGATGATGAAAAG GCACTTTATGGGAGGGAGTTTATCAACGCTCAACAGCACTATGAGTCGAAACCTGGAGACCTTGTTGAAAACCGAAATGCCGCTCAACCAGAGGAACTGGAAGGAGGAGGGCTTGTTCCACCTCTCCTACAGCTTACTCtttaa AGCGGGGTACCTGACGCTGTTTGGaggagaacaaaacaacaacagcacaGATCCCTCAAGAGTTTACGAGGAATACAAGAAGCTCGAAGGCGTCTTATGCAGTCTGGCGAGAGGGACTCTGAGGAAAG aggagaagaagacTGCACAGAGCATTCAGAGAAAGCTCTGGGAGCTGCTGGCTCCAGCAGGCCTCACAGAAGAGTCTGGGTCAAGCTCTTGGCTCCACGCCTACAGGCGGCTCCTGAAGGAGGACGGCGTGGACGAGGAGATGCAGAGCAGGGCCGTCCTGATGCAACTCTGGGCCACACAG GGAAATGTCGGTCCTGCTGCATTTTGGCTTTTGGGCTACTTGTTGACAAACCCTGAAGCCCTGGCGGCAGTGAAGAGAGAGTTTGGCCAGATTTCACAGATGGCGAGTTCAGGGACTCCTCTCATGGACAAATCCACCAAGACCCCAGTGTTTG acagTGTCTTGGAAGAGACTCTTCGACTCACTGCTGCCCCCTTCATAACAAGAGAGGTAGTACGGGACAAGACCCTCCACATGGCTGATGGTCGGGATTACCTGCTGAGAAAAGGAGACAGGCTGTGTTTGTTTCCCTTTGTCAGCCCTCAGATGGACCCAGAGGTCCACCCCGAGCCTCAG AAATTCAAGTTCAACCGTTTCCTGAATGAAGATGGATCAGTGAAGAAGGATTTTAACAAAGGAGGAAAGAAGCTGAAATATTACACCATGCCCTGGGGTGCAGGGACCAATGGCTGCGTGGGGAAGCAGTTTGCCATCAATACCATCAGAAA atttgtttacatgttgCTGACCAGCTACGACCTGGAGCTCTGCGACTCCAGCGCTCAGCTTCCAGAGAAAGATGCCAGCCGTTACGGGTTTGGGATGCTGCAGCCTCAGGGAGACCTGCTTGTCAGATATAAACCAAGAGAATCGCGTTAA